Proteins co-encoded in one Pseudoliparis swirei isolate HS2019 ecotype Mariana Trench chromosome 7, NWPU_hadal_v1, whole genome shotgun sequence genomic window:
- the ccdc92 gene encoding coiled-coil domain-containing protein 92: MASANVTLENQLHSAQNNLLFLQQDHASTLKGLHVEIRRLQQQCTDLTYELTVRSCDPSDSGEVRCRELQRRCEELETQLKKKEEENTELLRDLEQKNAMISVLENTIKEREKKYLEELKMKSHKLAVLSGELEQRASTIAYLTSQLHATKKKLLAGSSSEASPNVSPVTSYKPTPPPAKDRQPETPRRRMKKSLSQPLHPELTEVYRLGPDGRRVVLREPVDAMPDPTPFLQAGRESPEPQVVRERPAVIPPIASERSPMTPLGATASPRHSPARDRQLRAHVGVAHRIPHGPPLLAPPQAELETLAVDQVNEEKVVRKRSEADRTV; this comes from the exons ATGGCATCAGCAAATGTTACACTGGAAAATCAGCTGCACAGTGCACAGAACAACCTGCTCTTCCTCCAGCAGGACCATGCCAGTACGTTGAAGGGGCTACATGTCGAGATTCGCAGATTACAACAGCaatgcacag ATCTGACCTATGAGCTCACTGTGAGAAGCTGTGATCCCTCAG acagCGGTGAAGTCCGCTGCAGGGAGCTACAAAGGAGGTGCGAGGAGCTGGAGACCCAGctaaagaagaaggaggaggagaacacagagcTACTGCGGGATCTCGAGCAAAAGAACGCCATGATCTCCGTCCTAGAAAACACCATTAAGGAGCGAGAGAAGAAGTACCTGGAGGAGCTCAAGATGAAGAGCCACAAGCTGGCCGTTCTGTCGGGGGAGCTGGAGCAGAGGGCGAGCACCATTGCTTACTTGACCTCGCAGCTCCACGCCACCAAGAAGAAGCTGCTGGCCGGCAGTTCGTCTGAGGCCAGCCCCAATGTGAGTCCGGTCACTTCTTACAAGCCCACGCCTCCACCGGCCAAGGACCGGCAACCCGAAACCCCGCGGCGACGCATGAAGAAGAGTCTCTCCCAGCCTCTTCACCCAGAGTTGACTGAGGTGTATCGGCTCGGCCCGGACGGCCGGCGGGTGGTTCTGCGGGAGCCGGTGGACGCCATGCCCGACCCCACGCCATTCCTGCAGGCCGGGAGAGAGTCTCCCGAACCGCAGGTGGTGCGAGAACGGCCTGCCGTCATCCCTCCCATTGCCTCCGAGCGCTCCCCCATGACTCCCCTGGGTGCCACGGCCAGCCCCCGGCACAGCCCTGCTCGGGACCGTCAGCTCAGGGCTCATGTGGGCGTGGCGCACCGCATTCCACATGGCCCCCCTCTCCTGGCCCCGCCGCAAGCAGAGCTGGAGACACTGGCAGTGGACCAGGTCAACGAGGAAAAGGTTGTGCGGAAGCGCTCGGAAGCCGACAGAACAGTTTAA